The Ananas comosus cultivar F153 linkage group 6, ASM154086v1, whole genome shotgun sequence genome segment CACCTTGTAGCATCCTGCGGCCTTCGCGTAGTCCGAGAGGTAGCGGAGCACGCGGTGGCCGAGGCCGAGCCCGCGCGCGGCGGCGTCGACGACGACGTCCTCGACGTGGCCGACCTTGCCCCCCCCGCGCAGGAACTTCCTCTCGACGAAGACGCTCCCCGTGGCGACGATGCGCCCGGATCGGGGGTCTTCGGCGACGCAGACGAGGTGATCGTCGCCGAGGGCCGCGAGCTCGCCGAAGCGATCGCGGAAATCATCGGCGGAGAGGGCGGGGCAGGGGCTGAGTTGGCCGAGGAGCTCCACGAAGCCCTTCGCGTGGTCGGAGATCTCGAGGCGCCGGATCGGGAGGAGATCTCCTTCTCCTCCAGCGACGGCGTCTACCTCCGCCGcttcggccgccgccgccgccgccgtggcggATCCGTTCTCCATCTTCTTGGcgtgaggaggaagaagatgaggcgaTTCGAGGAGCGGGGATGGAGGAGTGGAACCGTGTACGGATTGTGAACTGTTGCGTCCTTTATACCTTCTTCGAATTGTGAACTGTTGCGTCCTTTATACCTTCTTCGAGaggaataaaagaaatattaaaaatagccTCCTACGGGGTTCGCGAAAATCCAACGGTGtaactttattctttttcttaattaattttaatttaacaataACGCGGGAGAGTATTAGCGAAGTGCGTTACGCCGACCGCCTGCGGGCTCCGGGGCTCCTGGGACGGAAATGTTTTTTTATATCAGACTTGTTGTGCGAATTATAGGCGAGACCACAGTCACACACGTGATGTCCATACGCTAATGTTTTCGTTTTAAAacgtattttttatttaattaagttcAATTATCATTATAGTGCAATCTAAGTGCAATCACTATATGATGAATAAAtagtgagaacatgtacactcAACCTGAACgatagattattttttaaaaaaaagtataaacttTACGAACgagttttgaaattaaaaaaaaaaacgactcAAAATCTTTAAGATGAGGCACTTTTCACATAAAGCCTGTCTATATCAATACTTCTCCACTACTTGCAAAGCCACCCGATGCGGCGACGGGTGCCAAACCGAACACGAGTAGGAGGAAACCAAACACCTGACCACCTCTCTGCTTGCGTTTGTGCGCCATGCTGTGCTTCCCAACGCTGAGCCAAACACCCACTGTAGTCCATTAATTTGTGTTTTCAGTTACAATAAATTGGGCTGGATCTGGCTTGATTATAATGGGCCAAGCACAGGATTTAGGCCCCACACTCTACTTACGGGCCCCCAATGGGCCGTTAACAAAGCTGACCCAGATTCGGCCCATTTGCAGCTCTAAGATAAACCATTATTAGATAGAGTTACTGGAAGGATGACGTGGCAGACCGTTAGGAATGCACCGCGTCACTCATACGTTCTGCTTCCCCTTGTAAGCTGGCTTACGTGGACGGACGCTGCATTGATATCATTgatgttaaataaaataaaaattttattattataggtatataaaagtttttaattaaatatttttatcctaCCCTCTTGGTCTTGTGACGTCAAACAAGCAAGAAACGTTAACTAAATACTTTTTCCCACAATTTTTATGCGCCAATTTGTTGACCTACAAGTAATAATGACGagaacaaaattataaaatgtctAAATAAAAACCTTCTTAAATTGCTATCGGCCATAGTGCACGTCAGTAACTGCGTGCATTGCTTTCCGTGCTTGCGCACTTGTTGAATTGGTTATTAACGTGCTGGATTAGCCGTCCAATTTTTTACTTTGCAAGTTTGATCGTACGGCCCAAAATTTCCCGCGTACTTACTGTTAGATCCCTTCTATGCGTCGTTCGTCGCACGCCTGTACTTATTTCCTACTTATTTCCACGTCGCGTGCCCCTTCCTTGCTTAGAAAAAATACAAACCGTACCGAGTCTTGTTCCTACTGGGTACGCTGATCCAACGGTTGGGATTGAATCCTCAATGCATCACGCGGCCCGGACTTCCTACGCAATCGTCCACGCGTTTCTAACGAACGGCCCAAAAAACTTATTGCCTGCCTTGGGTGCATTCTCACAATCCGTAGACCGTCGTGGCAACGGCCATCGAACGGTACGAATTGAAACTAACGATGGAATGGAGGATGATAGATGGCGGGTGTACGGTGTGTATGGATGAGCTTTGTGCAGCCAAAATTTCGTCTTCGAAAAGGGCCGAGAAAATCGGCACCGGCCCATTAAAAAATAGACCGCTCCTACGTGCAATTCGCACGCAGAAGCCCATTTCCACGATAATCTTATTCATCTACATTTAACACTTCTCCGATTCCAGCTTACGTCGGGAATCTCCAGAATTTCCCATTTCGCAGAGAGTGGAATCTTCTGATATTCTGGCGagagttttaattttacttattattagacttaaaaaaaaaaaaaaagatggttcgtcgttttccttcttctcctcctccgcctttGAGGATATTTACAtgcggaggagaaggagaaggggagatcGTGTGCTTATAGATTCGTGGGAAGGAGTGGGCGCTAGATCCTCGCTTCGCACGTGATCTGCGAAGAGGGAGTGAAAAGGTGGTGTAGGGGGAGGCGATCGAGTGCGTGGCGGGGAGCTCGAGGGCGGAGGAGTGGGGCGGGGGGGAGACGCCGCAAACGGGGGACGTGGTGGAGGAGATCACGatcggggcggcggcggtgatGAGGGCGCCGTTCAAGGGGGGGAGGGGCGGGGTGGAGAAGCTGCTGCACGCGGCGTACAAGCGCGGGAACGCCTGCATCGTCCCCAGCGGGCCCCTCGGGCGCCGCCGCTACGTGCTCCGATCCATCCACGACCCCAACTACGCCGTCGCCTTCGTCGACCGCTCCGAGGGCGAGTGCCTCGTCCTGCAGGGTAAGCCCCCTTTCCGCCGCTATTTACCATTTTGCCACGCCACTACTGTACTATACGACGAGGTTAACtgatctttctttctttctttctttctttttcttttttgtgttttagaGATGAAGTTAATTTTACTTGATTTTGCTTTTATTGGCAAATTTACCAAGTCCGGTTGGAAAGTGCGAGTTACCAACTTCttttcacaaaaaaagaaaaagctttttATTCTCTAGCAAGTAATAAGGGAATTATCATGCCAAATCAGAGTTGATTACTTTGAGTAAATAGGAACAACTCAGGGTCAAATTCTCTGctgttaaatttataatttcaaagcAGGTTGAGTAATAACTAATTAAATCAGCATCGGCGATCCATGTGAAAGTTGCAAGGTTTCGTAGAGTGATTTTTGCAATCAAAGCAAGAAAGTTTCAGTCATAGATGTTAAACTTTGCAGTGATTCTTCTTGTTGTTTATTGTGCCTTTGTACTTGCATATTGTGTTCTCTTGTCTTTATTCAGGGACAAAATAAATGTGTGATTCATGTAAATGTACTTACTGAGAACCTGACCGAGCAACCAGAAATATAAGATTTCCCCTGGCATGAAAAAAATGACATGTTTTCTTCTACGAATTTACATGATAATACTAGTGTCCAAATGTAGTGTCTCACTGTGAAGGGCATCATCTATAACACATTTTTCATAAAGTTTTAATCaacacagagagagagggaaaaaaaaaaaagaaaaaaagaaaaaaagaaaaaaagaaggaagcATTACCTGTACTTATTTTGCATTGCTGAAGAGAGCTTGTTGATCTCAAGTTTGCACTAGCATCATTCTTAATTACTTGTGAAGGGTCGAGGAGCTCGAGGATTGCTTTTGCACTGAGCAAGGCTCAGCTGCAGGATGGGTATGTATCATATCCAtgggagaagaagatgaaggaagCACTTCCCATCCCCGAATCGAGCCGCTTCCTCTCCATGCTCATCCTTCCCAAGGCACTCGATGCCACTGCTTCTCGCTACAGCTCACTCGAAGACACACTGGCCCGTGCAGAAGCATGGCTGCTCTCCTCTCAGGCCTCTGGGGTCCCTGTTGTTTTCATCAATGTGCAGACCGAGGCTCTGCTTACCAAGGTAATTCAACGTCATAAAAGGAAAATGTACAAATAGCcacaaaaattttgattattacAGTATATCCCTGGCGTTTCACACAGGTAGatcaattgcttatatattacCTAATTTTTGCAGTGCtatcaataattttgattttacttggTAATCCAATCTCCTGTTAAATGACCTACAACGCATCCCTTCCCTGCAATCCAATTTGCTGAGTAAATTTAGTTACGATCATGTAGACAACATCTGTTGTACATAGGCCTCGGGGATTCTAGGTCAACAAAGAATCTAGTGTTATGCTATTAGAGTAGTTGAAGGTTCACAGACTATAATAATCTCCCAAAAGAGATTTAGAACATTGAACTGCAAAATTTCCTAAGTAGCACATGCAAAGCAATTGCTATGGCGAGTATAAATTGCATCCTCAAACACTTCTAACGATTATGTTGTGCAGATATCTGGCGAGGCAGCTTCTGCGACTGTTAATTCACGATCCATAGGTGACCTTGTGAATCTCGCGAATGCTAGCCTCTACGGTTTTGAAGACTACCACGGTGTGGACATTGGAGTGGTTAAGGCAGTTAGGCTTTGGTATACAGCTGCTGCTGGAGAACTGCCCGTCGAGATTACTCTTCAAGAAGGCGACACTAGGCTGGGCTTCTCAATCAGTCGCACTGAGGAGGTTTTTCTCTTGACTTAAAACTTGCTGCAGCTTAAAATTTGCTGCAGTTTGTTAGTTTATACCATTCCATAATATCAGTTTCGCCGTTGCTACAACTATTAATAACATCATTTAATAGGTTTTTTTGCTTTGGAACTATCCgaaagtatatttatttatgtatgttTGCCTTTAACGTTTACATGTAGGCTTATATCCTCAAGAAGTCCAACAAATATTTATATCTTCAGACGGACGTTCAtcaatctttttattattagaatCTTAATGTGTAGTCTGAATCTTTGTATGAGCCACAAAATGACATTAATAATCCTTAAACTTCTTATCTCTATTCATATTACTCTTGGGTTGAAGAAACCTGAACCGAGTCAAGCATGTAACCTTTGATTGCCGGTGAATTTAACACCATCTGTGCCAACAAATGATGTTCTATAGGGTACTGATACAAATAAAGGTTGTATCTATAAATACGCATAGAGGTGCCTATGTAAAGAAGAGATCGCTTCTCGAGTAGTAAGCTTTTTATAGgggaaaaattaaataagagtaACAATCTTTTGCTCCTTTTGTAATGTTTACAGGGGTTCATCTACATATCTTCTGTTGTCGAGGACGACCAAGACAATGAAACCCCTTCCACACGGTCCGGGCTCAGAGATCTATACAGAGAAGCTAAAAGCGCCTCGAAGCTTCTAGTAATCTCAAGAGTTTCTAACCAAAAAATGCTTCCCTGGATGGCTTCCTCCTCGGGTGGCATTCGGTGCTTCGACACAGTTTCCCTCAGCAAAAAACTCTCACTACACCGCCACGCGCTGCAACCAATTCTAATCCATGTGCTCAAGTGGGAGAGGCCGGTTGAGTTGAGTGGTCCGATGGTGCTCCCTCCTTCAGCGCAAGTACTGCCGCCGTCTGTGCTCGATGAAATACCGCCAATCTTGGTTTCGAGTGCAGACTCAGAGGCAACATTAGAGAGGGATACTGCAGGGGATGCGTCCTTTAGGTTTCATGATTTCACCTTGCCGAACAATTGGGTTTGAACTTATGCTTAACATTTTGCTAgttaaatgtatatatatatatgtgtaaattATGTTTTATACATCTTTTCGTTAATGAGATAGTGAGATTATCCATGAGCAGTTGGCTTTTTTGTGCTTAGAAAGGGGCTGTGGGGTCGTATCTCACCAATGACATATGAAAGGGTTAATTAAGTGTCAGTTGTATACAAAACTCTTCTTTTAGTTTTCAGAAGTTTATACCGTTTGCGTGGCTCCGACGATTTATGTCTCCGACGATTTATGTCTGTAGTGCTGCAACAAGTGAATGTTTCATGAAATAAGTTGGTATAATTGGGTTTATGTAGAAGTTTATCTAATGTGATATGCACAATAATGttcagaaaataattaaatatgcaaGTAAATTGATTAACTTTCGTCTTTCTACACGGTCCACTTTATTCATGCACAAATGTGTGAGGAACATCTTGTGGCGTTAGGTACTTGTATTTTGGAATGCATAGACTACTGTTCAGTGTTCAGAGACTCGGTCACTCAGCGCAGGGCCGGACGGGCCCTAATTCAATTAACATGGTAGAAGGAGGCAGCCCAATTCGAAACGTTTCCTGTCCAGCCCACTGAAGCCCATGATCAACTGGTTGTTAGGGTGCTGCAATCTGTAAGCCTCCTATTGGCTCCGGGAAGGGGCACCCGGATCGCGATCCGCGTGCTTCCAAGCGACGAAATCTCATCCGTCGAATAAGATTTAATCGGACGAACAGAAAACTGTTCAGCGAAAAAGCAGGAACGCCTttcccgcctctctctctccccgctCCCTCCTCGTCCCAAATTCCAAATTCCAatctccccctccccccctcctcGCCGGGGCTACAAATACCGTCATCACCATCAAACAAGCAGAAGAATCCCATCTCCATCTCCCCCACTCGAGCAGAGCAAGGGCAAGAGCAAGAGCAAAAGCAAAGCAAATTAGAGCAGGGCAGAGCAGAGCAGAGAGGATGGCTCGGACGAAGCAGACGGCGCGGAAGTCGACGGGGGGGAAGGCGCCGCGGAAGCAGCTGGCGACGAAGGCGGCGCGGAagtcggcgccggcgacgggGGGGGTGAAGAAGCCGCACCGGTTCCGGCCGGGGACGGTGGCGCTGCGGGAGATCCGCAAGTACCAGAAGAGCACGGAGCTGCTGATCCGGAAGCTGCCCTTCCAGCGCCTCGTGAGGGAGATCGCGCAGGACTTCAAGACGGACCTGCGCTTCCAGAGCTCCGCCGTCGCCGCGCTGCAGGAGGCCGCCGAGGCCTACCTGGTCGGGCTCTTCGAGGACACCAACCTCTGCGCCATCCACGCCAAGCGCGTCACCATCATGCCCAAGGACATCCAGCTCGCCCGCCGCATCCGCGGAGAGCGCGCCTAGAAATCTGATATTATATTACATCAATCAATCACGCCCTTTCCTTGCCTTTCCCTTCCTCCTCTTAAGCATAGGATGTTTTGTATGTACGTTTGTGTCTGTGTTCTCCTCTGCTCTTGAGTTTGTTCTAGTGATGTTTCTGATCTACTAGTGAAAATGGGTTGGTTTATATGTCGGTGGTGGTTGCTTTCATTTCGAATGTGATTGTGAATGCGCGACGGACGTTTTAGTCCCTTCTCGTACTTTTTGGTACGCTCTGGTTGAATAAACAACCTCATATCAGCTGGAGAGTTAAAAAGAAATTCAATGATAGGAAAAGAGGTGAAATCGTCGGATGGGGCTTCCTCTCACGGAAGCTTTAAAACAGAGTAAAACACCTGTTCTCGAACACACAAAGACCTATTCATTCATTGTACATTATATAATCCAATCATCAAACACCCGACTACTATTTACTTACCTTAATAAGTGCGTTATGCTAGCAACGTATCTTATAACTTATTCATTACAACCATCCCCAAACACCCAAATAAACTAAACGTGTACTAAATGTTATATTTAAACCACCTTGCTTAGATATCTGGAAACGGATCCAAGCGGGGCACCGGGACCAGAATAAGCGGGTGGGCTCGTGCGCTCACCAACCCAACCCCCTCCTCCATGTCCACCAACCTCCCCTTCCCTTCTTgcccactgctgctgctgctgctgccgctgtcgccgctcacctcCCAATCGAAGCACTGCACTAATGCTGCGAACGCTGCCGGCACCGCCTGCAGGGCAAGTGTCATCCCCGGGCACCACCTTCTACCGCTGCCAAATGGTATCAGCTGAAAATGCTGCCCCCTCATGTCGACCGCCGCCCGATCATCAACAAACCTCTCCGGTCGGAACTCCGACGGGTTCTCCCAGTATTTCGGGTCGCGACCGACAGACCATACATTGACGAAGAGTGAGGAGCCGGCCGGTATGTCGTAGCCACCGAC includes the following:
- the LOC109711150 gene encoding probable glucosamine 6-phosphate N-acetyltransferase 2, giving the protein MENGSATAAAAAAEAAEVDAVAGGEGDLLPIRRLEISDHAKGFVELLGQLSPCPALSADDFRDRFGELAALGDDHLVCVAEDPRSGRIVATGSVFVERKFLRGGGKVGHVEDVVVDAAARGLGLGHRVLRYLSDYAKAAGCYKVILDCTPELKGFYEKCGFEERNIQMALYF
- the LOC109712161 gene encoding uncharacterized protein LOC109712161 — translated: MEWRMIDGGCTGEAIECVAGSSRAEEWGGGETPQTGDVVEEITIGAAAVMRAPFKGGRGGVEKLLHAAYKRGNACIVPSGPLGRRRYVLRSIHDPNYAVAFVDRSEGECLVLQGSRSSRIAFALSKAQLQDGYVSYPWEKKMKEALPIPESSRFLSMLILPKALDATASRYSSLEDTLARAEAWLLSSQASGVPVVFINVQTEALLTKISGEAASATVNSRSIGDLVNLANASLYGFEDYHGVDIGVVKAVRLWYTAAAGELPVEITLQEGDTRLGFSISRTEEGFIYISSVVEDDQDNETPSTRSGLRDLYREAKSASKLLVISRVSNQKMLPWMASSSGGIRCFDTVSLSKKLSLHRHALQPILIHVLKWERPVELSGPMVLPPSAQVLPPSVLDEIPPILVSSADSEATLERDTAGDASFRFHDFTLPNNWV
- the LOC109711537 gene encoding histone H3.2, translating into MARTKQTARKSTGGKAPRKQLATKAARKSAPATGGVKKPHRFRPGTVALREIRKYQKSTELLIRKLPFQRLVREIAQDFKTDLRFQSSAVAALQEAAEAYLVGLFEDTNLCAIHAKRVTIMPKDIQLARRIRGERA